One window from the genome of Alnus glutinosa chromosome 13, dhAlnGlut1.1, whole genome shotgun sequence encodes:
- the LOC133854632 gene encoding geraniol 8-hydroxylase-like, with amino-acid sequence MDFLSCILWLCLIWILIKTFHMIPRSKATHSKLPPGPKPFPVIGNLLELGEKPHKSLSKLAKAHGPIMILKLGKVTTIVISSADIAKEVLQTHDRLLADRTIPDAIRVYNSEEYSLPWIPISTRWRNLRKICSGELFANRILDANEDIRHKKVQKLLAETHQCGLTGEAVDIGKAVFKTTLNLLSNTIFSVDLAGKDSDKAGALKELIWNVMKEAANPNLADFFPVLKKVDPQGIRRRMAGHDRMIKGLFDGMINQRLQLRKVSGSITDSDFLDILLRISEEKSEEMDKTTILHLLRDLFVAGTDTTSATLEWAMAELLHNPEALSKAKTELEQVIGKGNPMEESDIARLPYLQAVVKETFRLHPIVPFLLPRKAEADVEINGYIIPKGAQVLVNAWAIGRDPSSWEKANSFVPERFMGSEIDFKGRNFELIPFGGGRRICPGLPLAMRMLHLMLGSLIHTFDWKLEEGVKREDMNMEDKFALTLQIAHPLRAVPIPL; translated from the exons ATGGATTTCTTGAGCTGTATACTATGGCTTTGCCTCATCTGGATCTTGATCAAAACCTTCCATATGATTCCCAGAAGCAAAGCAACTCACAGCAAGCTTCCACCTGGTCCAAAACCTTTTCCGGTCATCGGAAACCTCTTAGAACTCGGTGAAAAACCCCACAAGTCCTTATCCAAGCTTGCCAAAGCTCATGGCCCCATAATGATCCTAAAACTAGGAAAAGTAACAACAATAGTAATCTCTTCGGCAGACATAGCCAAAGAAGTCCTCCAAACACATGACCGGCTCTTGGCCGACCGAACCATCCCGGACGCAATCCGAGTCTACAACAGCGAGGAGTACAGCTTGCCATGGATACCTATTTCCACTCGGTGGAGGAACCTTCGGAAAATATGCAGTGGGGAGCTATTCGCCAACAGAATACTCGACGCTAACGAAGATATCCGGCACAAGAAAGTCCAAAAGCTCCTCGCTGAAACTCATCAGTGCGGTCTAACCGGTGAGGCAGTAGATATTGGGAAAGCAGTTTTCAAGACTACGCTTAATCTTTTATCAAACACCATTTTTTCAGTGGATTTAGCCGGAAAGGATTCTGACAAGGCCGGAGCGTTGAAGGAGCTCATCTGGAATGTCATGAAAGAGGCGGCGAATCCCAACTTGGCAGATTTTTTTCCTGTGCTGAAGAAGGTCGACCCTCAAGGCATAAGGCGGCGCATGGCAGGTCACGATAGAATGATTAAGGGCCTCTTTGACGGAATGATCAACCAACGGTTGCAGTTGAGGAAAGTCTCCGGCTCTATCACGGACAGTGATTTCTTGGACATCCTTCTTAGAATCAGTGAAGAAAAAAGTGAGGAGATGGACAAAACTACGATATTACATCTACTCCGG GACCTATTTGTTGCGGGGACTGATACAACCTCAGCCACACTGGAATGGGCTATGGCAGAGCTACTCCACAACCCAGAGGCATTGTCAAAAGCAAAAACAGAGCTGGAGCAAGTAATTGGCAAAGGCAACCCAATGGAGGAGTCGGATATTGCTCGGTTACCTTACTTACAAGCAGTAGTGAAAGAAACATTCAGATTGCATCCGATAGTTCCTTTCTTACTGCCCAGGAAAGCAGAAGCAGATGTGGAAATCAACGGCTATATTATCCCAAAGGGCGCACAAGTGCTAGTGAATGCATGGGCTATAGGCCGAGACCCGAGCTCATGGGAGAAAGCGAATTCATTTGTGCCGGAGAGGTTCATGGGGTCTGAAATTGATTTTAAAGGCCGGAACTTTGAGCTTATACCGTTTGGTGGTGGAAGAAGAATATGTCCTGGTTTGCCATTGGCAATGCGAATGTTGCACTTGATGTTAGGTTCGCTTATCCACACATTTGATTGGAAACTTGAAGAAGGGGTTAAACGTGAGGATATGAACATGGAAGATAAGTTTGCCTTAACTTTGCAGATTGCTCATCCTCTAAGAGCTGTCCCTATTCCACTCTAA
- the LOC133854580 gene encoding protein FAR1-RELATED SEQUENCE 5-like, which yields MLFGSIEEVVDYYRNYGKQAGFGVTQKKKKKYENGDVHYISLTCARRGKASSSSSNNLCKASKTSKTGCRATLNAMLVDTSWYVTNVNLGHNHDLSPGKARYFRCNKKLDPATKRKLDIDDRAGIRTNKIYNALAVEAGGYENLTFGERDCRNYIANSRRLRLGTGGAAALRDYFNRMRKAAPRAIITDQDRAMKNAIKKVFPNARHRFCLWHILKKLPKKFESHSQYYAIRNCVYNSHTCDEFDACWQIMLECYNLEENAWLLGLYSERTFWVPTYLNDVFWAGMTTTQRSESMNAFFDGYVQSSTSLKEFVDQYDNALRRKVEVENVANFDSFNTTISCVSYWPFEKQFQKIYTHAKFREVQKEISSIMYCGSSLLKRILCKHAISVLTTFEDVDLLPEKYFLNRWRKDLKRPYKLIKSSYDPLSGNPTADRYAELSNNVLKLAAIAAPNVDHWMEVQKYVDILIKKFSGPSCEQSQPSQSLPSAKDLPSAPMIDNGAMDCMEVEVCSPLVARTKGARPSIRKVSVVEKVVGKKSSKGGNKKQSNTNLEQRRKRKKIFCEFDWELDELEIWRGNPKDTVMYLLCLVDNVNV from the exons ATGCTATTTGGCTCCATAGAGGAAGTCGTTGACTATTATAGGAATTATGGAAAGCAAGCGGGCTTTGGTGTgacacaaaagaagaagaaaaagtatgaaaatggaGATGTACACTACATCAGTCTGACATGTGCTCGCAGAGGCAAAGCATCATCCAGTTCAAGTAATAACCTGTGCAAGGCTAGCAAAACAAGCAAAACGGGGTGTCGGGCTACTTTGAATGCAATGTTAGTGGATACATCGTGGTATGTGACAAATGTAAATCTAGGGCATAATCACGACTTAAGCCCAGGTAAAGCGAGATACTTTCGGTGCAACAAGAAGTTGGATCCTGCTACGAAGAGAAAGCTTGATATAGATGATAGAGCTGGAATCCGCACCAATAAAATTTATAACGCACTAGCCGTTGAAGCGGGGGGTTATGAGAATCTtacatttggagagagagaCTGTCGCAATTATATTGCGAACTCAAGACGCCTTCGCCTTGGTACAGGAGGTGCCGCAGCACTTCGTGACTATTTCAATAgaatgcggaaa GCCGCGCCAAGGGCAATTATTACAGATCAAGATAGGgccatgaaaaatgctattaaaAAGGTGTTTCCGAATGCTCGtcatagattttgtttatggcataTACTGAAAAAACTTCCGAAAAAGTTTGAATCACATTCACAATACTATGCCATAAGAAATTGTGTGTATAATTCTCATACATGTGACGAGTTTGATGCATGTTGGCAAATTATGCTTGAGTGTTATAATCTAGAGGAGAATGCATGGCTGCTTGGTTTATACAGTGAAAGGACTTTTTGGGTaccaacatatttgaatgatgTATTTTGGGCCGGCATGACTACCACACAACGTAGTGAGAGTATGAATGCcttttttgatggttatgtgcaATCGTCCACCTCATTGAAGGAATTTGTGGATCAATACGATAACGCTTTGCGCAGGAAGGTTGAGGTTGAGAATGTTGCTAATTTCGATTCCTTCAATACCACCATTTCATGTGTGAGCTATTGGCCCTTTGAGAAGCAATTCCAAAAAATTTACACCCATGCAAAGTTTAGAGAAGTTCAGAAGGAGATTTCATCGATTATGTATTGTGGTTCTTctcttttaaaaa GAATTTTGTGCAAACATGCCATATCCGTGTTGACTACATTTGAAGATGTGGATTTGTTGCCCGAAAAGTATTTTCTAAATCGATGGAGGAAGGATTTGAAGCGGCCATATAAGTTAATCAAGAGTAGTTATGATCCTTTGAGTGGCAACCCTACTGCAGATCGATATGCTGAACTGAGCAACAATGTGCTGAAGTTGGCCGCTATTGCAGCACCAAACGTGGACCATTGGATGGAAGTGCAAAAGTATGTTGATATACTAATTAAGAAATTTAGCGGTCCAAGCTGTGAACAAAGTCAACCTTCCCAATCACTCCCAAGTGCAAAAGATCTCCCAAGTGCACCTATGATCGATAATGGAGCCATGGATTGTATGGAGGTGGAGGTGTGTAGTCCTCTTGTGGCTCGAACTAAAGGCGCGCGACCATCAATCAGAAAAGTGTCTGTGGTTGAAAAAGTGGTGGGAAAAAAGTCGTCAAAAGGAGGAAATAAGAAACAGAGCAACACAAATCTCGAGCAgcgaaggaaaagaaagaag ATTTTCTGTGAATTTGATTGGGAGTTGGATGAACTTGAG ATATGGAGAGGAAACCCCAAGGATACTGTGATGTACCTCCTTTGTCTAGTGGATAATGTCAATGTGTGA
- the LOC133855051 gene encoding geraniol 8-hydroxylase-like — protein MSLENKMDFLSCILWLCLIWILIKTFHMIPRSNATHSKLPPGPKPFPVIGNLLELGEKPHKSLSKLAKAHGPIMSLKLGKVTTIVISSADIAKEVLQTHDRLLADRTIPDAIRVYNNEEYSLAWIPISARWRNLRKICSGELFANRILNANEDIRHKKVQELLAETHQCGLTGEAVDIGKAAFKTTLNLLSNTIFSVDLAGKDSDKTGALKELIWNVMKEAANPNLADFFPVLKKVDPQGIRRRMAGHTRVILGLFDGMINQRLQLRKLSGSITDSDFLDILLGISEEKSEEMNKTTILHLLRDLFVAGTDTTSATLEWAMAELLHNPETLSKAKTELEQVIGKGNPMVESDIARLPYLQAVVKETFRLHPVAPLLLPRKAEADVEINGYIIPKGAQVLVNAWAIGRDPSSWEKANSFMPERFLGSEIDFKGRNFELIPFGGGRRICPGLPLAMRMLHLMLGSLIHKFDWKLEEGVKCEDMNMEDKFALTLQLAHPLRVVPIPL, from the exons ATGTCTCT GGAAAATAAAATGGATTTCTTGAGCTGTATACTATGGCTTTGCCTCATCTGGATCTTGATCAAAACCTTCCATATGATTCCTAGAAGCAATGCAACTCACAGCAAGCTTCCACCTGGTCCAAAACCTTTTCCGGTCATCGGAAACCTCTTAGAACTCGGTGAAAAACCCCACAAGTCCTTATCCAAGCTTGCCAAAGCTCATGGCCCCATAATGAGCCTAAAACTAGGAAAAGTAACAACAATAGTAATCTCTTCGGCAGACATAGCCAAAGAAGTCCTCCAGACACATGACCGGCTCTTGGCCGACCGAACCATCCCGGACGCAATCCGAGTCTACAATAACGAGGAGTACAGCTTGGCATGGATACCCATTTCTGCCCGGTGGAGGAACCTTCGGAAAATATGCAGTGGGGAGCTATTCGCCAACAGAATACTCAACGCTAACGAAGATATCCGACACAAGAAAGTCCAAGAGCTCCTCGCTGAAACTCATCAGTGCGGCCTAACCGGTGAGGCAGTAGATATAGGGAAAGCAGCTTTCAAGACTACGCTTAATCTTTTATCAAACACCATTTTTTCGGTGGATTTGGCCGGAAAGGATTCTGACAAGACCGGAGCGTTGAAGGAGCTCATCTGGAATGTCATGAAAGAGGCGGCGAATCCCAACTTGGCAGATTTTTTTCCTGTGCTGAAGAAGGTCGACCCTCAAGGCATAAGGCGGCGCATGGCAGGTCACACTAGAGTGATTCTGGGCCTCTTTGATGGAATGATCAACCAACGGTTGCAGTTGAGGAAACTCTCCGGCTCTATCACGGACAGTGATTTCTTAGACATCCTTCTTGGCATCAGCGAAGAAAAAAGTGAGGAGATGAACAAAACTACGATATTACATCTACTCCGG GACCTATTTGTTGCGGGGACTGATACAACCTCAGCCACACTGGAATGGGCTATGGCAGAGCTACTCCACAACCCAGAGACATTGTCAAAAGCAAAAACAGAGCTGGAGCAAGTAATTGGCAAAGGCAACCCAATGGTGGAGTCGGATATTGCTCGGTTACCTTACTTACAAGCAGTAGTGAAAGAAACATTCAGATTGCACCCAGTAGCTCCTTTGCTACTGCCCAGAAAAGCAGAAGCAGACGTGGAAATCAACGGCTATATTATCCCAAAGGGTGCACAAGTGCTAGTGAATGCATGGGCTATAGGCCGAGACCCGAGCTCATGGGAGAAAGCAAATTCATTTATGCCGGAGAGGTTCTTGGGGTCTGAAATTGATTTTAAAGGCAGGAACTTTGAGCTTATACCGTTTGGTGGTGGAAGAAGAATATGTCCTGGTTTGCCATTGGCAATGCGAATGTTGCACTTGATGTTAGGTTCGCTTATCCACAAGTTTGATTGGAAGCTTGAAGAAGGGGTTAAATGTGAGGATATGAACATGGAAGATAAGTTTGCCTTAACTTTGCAGCTTGCTCATCCTCTAAGAGTTGTCCCTATTCCACTCTAA